A part of Entelurus aequoreus isolate RoL-2023_Sb linkage group LG03, RoL_Eaeq_v1.1, whole genome shotgun sequence genomic DNA contains:
- the ddhd1a gene encoding phospholipase DDHD1 isoform X2 yields the protein MNNISSVLKQTLHSDASKCPQVGVTAADNNNKKWDYECCHDMSPMDDTVQAGMSSIQPGLDAPHLDLNLNEDGLLLDFPPTAPFIGGDSVECGNGDAVAAVVGPLFERRKRSRSNSSRHHFSDVVVELGPEEVRWFYKEDKKTWKPFVGHDSLNIELMFRKYWELNPGEEADRGDAPVEENGGVPAETWTGSVSLETSTNSMDERDPGSIGINVEPVCVRGGLYEVDVKDGECYPVYWRQQDHIPVMRGQWFIDGTWLPLEEDESDLIEREHLSHFRGQQTQDTFETDLVVRTVDSQDAIHSLKLSRTHIDWHSVDEVYLYSDATTSKIARTVTQKLGFSKASSSGTRLHRGYVEEASPEDRPPQTTHIVFVVHGIGQKMDQGRIIKNTGMLREGVRKMEEKHFSEHNDAHVEFLPVEWRSKLALDGDTVDSITPDKLRGLRDLLNSSAMDIMYYNSPLYRDEITKGLTQELNRLYTLFCSRNPEFEERGGKVSIVSHSLGCVITYDIMTGWDPVRFCLQEHHAVEEELDLHWMSYEERILLDQLRHTRNRLRELENQLLALESSKPSAPPALKFKVENFFCMGSPLAVFLALRGIRPGTSCHQDHILPTSICSRLFNVFHPTDPVAYRLEPLILKHYNNIAPVQIHWCSATNPTPYDEMRPTSLNLVKEPTSDMESIPSPSTSPVLPRRHYGESITNLGKASILGAASIGKGIGGILFSRFSRSNSQPSVSIALEGGASPEDEEQKRTESQSAYGLSTMARPTSPTADTSLELERRVDFELREGLVESRYWSAVTSHTGYWCSHDIALFLLTFIYGQRTTPSDPEEQIPEPD from the exons ATGAACAATATTAGCTCCGTGTTGAAGCAGACTTTACACAGCGATGCTAGTAAGTGTCCCCAAGTCGGGGTGACAGcggctgacaacaacaacaaaaagtggGACTACGAGTGCTGTCACGACATGAGCCCCATGGACGACACCGTGCAGGCCGGGATGTCTTCGATCCAACCCGGACTGGACGCGCCACACCTGGACCTGAACCTGAACGAGGACGGGCTCCTGCTGGACTTCCCCCCGACCGCCCCATTCATCGGCGGCGACTCGGTGGAGTGCGGCAATGGCGACGCGGTGGCGGCGGTGGTGGGCCCGCTGTTCGAGAGGAGGAAGCGGTCTCGGTCCAACAGCTCCCGGCACCACTTCAGCGACGTGGTGGTGGAGCTCGGACCCGAGGAAGTGCGGTGGTTTTATAAGGAGGACAAGAAGACGTGGAAGCCCTTTGTGGGACACGACTCGCTGAACATTGAGCTGATGTTTCGGAAATACTGGGAGCTCAACCCCGGCGAGGAGGCCGACCGCGGCGATGCACCCGTGGAAGAGAACGGTGGAGTACCGGCGGAGACGTGGACGGGCAGTGTCTCCCTGGAGACATCCACCAACAGCATGGATGAGAGGGACCCTGGCAGCATTGGCATCAACGTGGAGCCTGTTTGTGTTCGGGGAGGACTTTACGAAGTGGACGTCAAAGATGGGGAATGCTACCCCGTTTACTGGAGGC AGCAAGACCACATCCCAGTGATGAGAGGCCAGTGGTTCATCGACGGCACCTGGCTTCCTTTAGAGGAGGACGAGAGCGACCTTATCGAGCGTGAGCACCTGAGCCATTTCCGCGGGCAACAGACACAGGACACCTTCGAGACCGACTTGGTTGTCCGGACCGTCGACAGTCAAGATG CCATCCACAGCTTGAAGTTGAGTCGGACCCACATCGACTGGCACAGCGTGGATGAGGTCTACCTCTACAGCGATGCCACCACCTCAAAAATCGCTCGCACTGTGACGCAGAAACTTGGCTTTTCCAAAG CCTCCAGTAGCGGAACGCGGCTTCATCGGGGATACGTTGAGGAGGCCTCTCCGGAGGATAGACCCCCTCAGACGACGCACATTGTCTTCGTGGTCCATGGGATTGGACAGAAGATGGACCAGGGCCGCATTATCAAAAATACTGGAAT GTTGAGGGAGGGCGTGAGGAAGATGGAGGAGAAGCACTTTTCGGAGCACAATGATGCACACGTGGAGTTTCTGCCTGTAGAGTGGCGCTCCAAACTTGCCCTGGATGGAG ATACGGTAGACTCCATCACACCTGACAAACTGAGAGGCCTGAGAGACCTTCTCAACAGCAGTGCCATGGACATCATGTATTACAACAGTCCTCTTTACCGAGATGAG ATCACCAAAGGACTAACACAGGAGCTTAACAGACTCTACACTCTCTTTTGCTCACGTAACCCTGAGTTCGAGGAGCGAGGAGGAAAAGTCTCCATCGTGTCCCACTCCCTCGGGTGTGTCATTACCTACGACATCATGACCGGCTGGGATCCCGTACGCTTCTGCCTGCAGGAGCATCACGCCGTGGAGGAGGAGCTGGACCTGCATTGGATGTCCTACGAGGAGAGGATTCTCCTAGACCAACTGCGGCACACTAGAAATAG ATTACGTGAGCTGGAAAATCAGCTGTTAGCACTGGAATCCTCAAAACCGTCTGCACCTCCAGCACTCAAATTTAAG GTAGAGAACTTCTTCTGCATGGGTTCCCCTCTTGCCGTCTTTTTGGCGCTGAGAGGGATCCGTCCTGGTACCAGCTGCCACCAGGACCACATCCTGCCCACTTCCATCTGCAGCAGGCTCTTCAACGTCTTCCATCCTACAGACCCTGTG GCCTACAGACTAGAACCCCTCATCCTCAAACATTACAACAACATTGCACCTGTCCAGATACACTG GTGTAGCGCCACCAACCCGACACCTTATGATGAGATGCGACCTACTTCCCTAAACCTTGTTAAAGAGCCCACATCCGACATGGAGAGCATCCCCAGTCCAAGCACCTCTCCTGTCCTGCCCCGTAGACACTACGGAGAGTCCATCACCAACTTAGGCAAGGCCAGCATACTGG gaGCGGCGAGTATCGGCAAGGGCATCGGCGGCATCCTCTTCTCTCGTTTCTCACGCTCCAACAGCCAACCTTCCGTCTCCATAGCGCTGGAGGGCGGGGCCAGCCCCGAAGACGAGGAGCAGAAGCGAACGGAGAGCCAGTCGGCGTACGGCCTCTCCACCATGGCCCGGCCCACCTCGCCCACCGCCGACACATCAC TGGAGCTGGAGCGCCGCGTGGACTTCGAGCTGCGGGAAGGTCTGGTAGAAAGTCGCTACTGGTCCGCTGTGACCTCGCACACGGGCTACTGGTGCTCACATGACATAGCGCTCTTCCTTCTGACCTTCATTTACGGGCAGAGGACGACGCCCTCTGACCCCGAAGAACAAATCCCCGAGCCTGACTGA
- the ddhd1a gene encoding phospholipase DDHD1 isoform X1 — protein MNNISSVLKQTLHSDASKCPQVGVTAADNNNKKWDYECCHDMSPMDDTVQAGMSSIQPGLDAPHLDLNLNEDGLLLDFPPTAPFIGGDSVECGNGDAVAAVVGPLFERRKRSRSNSSRHHFSDVVVELGPEEVRWFYKEDKKTWKPFVGHDSLNIELMFRKYWELNPGEEADRGDAPVEENGGVPAETWTGSVSLETSTNSMDERDPGSIGINVEPVCVRGGLYEVDVKDGECYPVYWRQQDHIPVMRGQWFIDGTWLPLEEDESDLIEREHLSHFRGQQTQDTFETDLVVRTVDSQDVLSHLPPFYLPFLFKWSGYQTSAKATCHKRKRCQAIHSLKLSRTHIDWHSVDEVYLYSDATTSKIARTVTQKLGFSKASSSGTRLHRGYVEEASPEDRPPQTTHIVFVVHGIGQKMDQGRIIKNTGMLREGVRKMEEKHFSEHNDAHVEFLPVEWRSKLALDGDTVDSITPDKLRGLRDLLNSSAMDIMYYNSPLYRDEITKGLTQELNRLYTLFCSRNPEFEERGGKVSIVSHSLGCVITYDIMTGWDPVRFCLQEHHAVEEELDLHWMSYEERILLDQLRHTRNRLRELENQLLALESSKPSAPPALKFKVENFFCMGSPLAVFLALRGIRPGTSCHQDHILPTSICSRLFNVFHPTDPVAYRLEPLILKHYNNIAPVQIHWCSATNPTPYDEMRPTSLNLVKEPTSDMESIPSPSTSPVLPRRHYGESITNLGKASILGAASIGKGIGGILFSRFSRSNSQPSVSIALEGGASPEDEEQKRTESQSAYGLSTMARPTSPTADTSLELERRVDFELREGLVESRYWSAVTSHTGYWCSHDIALFLLTFIYGQRTTPSDPEEQIPEPD, from the exons ATGAACAATATTAGCTCCGTGTTGAAGCAGACTTTACACAGCGATGCTAGTAAGTGTCCCCAAGTCGGGGTGACAGcggctgacaacaacaacaaaaagtggGACTACGAGTGCTGTCACGACATGAGCCCCATGGACGACACCGTGCAGGCCGGGATGTCTTCGATCCAACCCGGACTGGACGCGCCACACCTGGACCTGAACCTGAACGAGGACGGGCTCCTGCTGGACTTCCCCCCGACCGCCCCATTCATCGGCGGCGACTCGGTGGAGTGCGGCAATGGCGACGCGGTGGCGGCGGTGGTGGGCCCGCTGTTCGAGAGGAGGAAGCGGTCTCGGTCCAACAGCTCCCGGCACCACTTCAGCGACGTGGTGGTGGAGCTCGGACCCGAGGAAGTGCGGTGGTTTTATAAGGAGGACAAGAAGACGTGGAAGCCCTTTGTGGGACACGACTCGCTGAACATTGAGCTGATGTTTCGGAAATACTGGGAGCTCAACCCCGGCGAGGAGGCCGACCGCGGCGATGCACCCGTGGAAGAGAACGGTGGAGTACCGGCGGAGACGTGGACGGGCAGTGTCTCCCTGGAGACATCCACCAACAGCATGGATGAGAGGGACCCTGGCAGCATTGGCATCAACGTGGAGCCTGTTTGTGTTCGGGGAGGACTTTACGAAGTGGACGTCAAAGATGGGGAATGCTACCCCGTTTACTGGAGGC AGCAAGACCACATCCCAGTGATGAGAGGCCAGTGGTTCATCGACGGCACCTGGCTTCCTTTAGAGGAGGACGAGAGCGACCTTATCGAGCGTGAGCACCTGAGCCATTTCCGCGGGCAACAGACACAGGACACCTTCGAGACCGACTTGGTTGTCCGGACCGTCGACAGTCAAGATG TTCTCTCCCACCTACCCCCTTTCTACCTCCCTTTTCTGTTCAAATGGAGTGGATATCAGACGAGTGCTAAAGCAACATGTCACAAGCGCAAACGCTGCCAAG CCATCCACAGCTTGAAGTTGAGTCGGACCCACATCGACTGGCACAGCGTGGATGAGGTCTACCTCTACAGCGATGCCACCACCTCAAAAATCGCTCGCACTGTGACGCAGAAACTTGGCTTTTCCAAAG CCTCCAGTAGCGGAACGCGGCTTCATCGGGGATACGTTGAGGAGGCCTCTCCGGAGGATAGACCCCCTCAGACGACGCACATTGTCTTCGTGGTCCATGGGATTGGACAGAAGATGGACCAGGGCCGCATTATCAAAAATACTGGAAT GTTGAGGGAGGGCGTGAGGAAGATGGAGGAGAAGCACTTTTCGGAGCACAATGATGCACACGTGGAGTTTCTGCCTGTAGAGTGGCGCTCCAAACTTGCCCTGGATGGAG ATACGGTAGACTCCATCACACCTGACAAACTGAGAGGCCTGAGAGACCTTCTCAACAGCAGTGCCATGGACATCATGTATTACAACAGTCCTCTTTACCGAGATGAG ATCACCAAAGGACTAACACAGGAGCTTAACAGACTCTACACTCTCTTTTGCTCACGTAACCCTGAGTTCGAGGAGCGAGGAGGAAAAGTCTCCATCGTGTCCCACTCCCTCGGGTGTGTCATTACCTACGACATCATGACCGGCTGGGATCCCGTACGCTTCTGCCTGCAGGAGCATCACGCCGTGGAGGAGGAGCTGGACCTGCATTGGATGTCCTACGAGGAGAGGATTCTCCTAGACCAACTGCGGCACACTAGAAATAG ATTACGTGAGCTGGAAAATCAGCTGTTAGCACTGGAATCCTCAAAACCGTCTGCACCTCCAGCACTCAAATTTAAG GTAGAGAACTTCTTCTGCATGGGTTCCCCTCTTGCCGTCTTTTTGGCGCTGAGAGGGATCCGTCCTGGTACCAGCTGCCACCAGGACCACATCCTGCCCACTTCCATCTGCAGCAGGCTCTTCAACGTCTTCCATCCTACAGACCCTGTG GCCTACAGACTAGAACCCCTCATCCTCAAACATTACAACAACATTGCACCTGTCCAGATACACTG GTGTAGCGCCACCAACCCGACACCTTATGATGAGATGCGACCTACTTCCCTAAACCTTGTTAAAGAGCCCACATCCGACATGGAGAGCATCCCCAGTCCAAGCACCTCTCCTGTCCTGCCCCGTAGACACTACGGAGAGTCCATCACCAACTTAGGCAAGGCCAGCATACTGG gaGCGGCGAGTATCGGCAAGGGCATCGGCGGCATCCTCTTCTCTCGTTTCTCACGCTCCAACAGCCAACCTTCCGTCTCCATAGCGCTGGAGGGCGGGGCCAGCCCCGAAGACGAGGAGCAGAAGCGAACGGAGAGCCAGTCGGCGTACGGCCTCTCCACCATGGCCCGGCCCACCTCGCCCACCGCCGACACATCAC TGGAGCTGGAGCGCCGCGTGGACTTCGAGCTGCGGGAAGGTCTGGTAGAAAGTCGCTACTGGTCCGCTGTGACCTCGCACACGGGCTACTGGTGCTCACATGACATAGCGCTCTTCCTTCTGACCTTCATTTACGGGCAGAGGACGACGCCCTCTGACCCCGAAGAACAAATCCCCGAGCCTGACTGA